Proteins encoded in a region of the Ursus arctos isolate Adak ecotype North America unplaced genomic scaffold, UrsArc2.0 scaffold_2, whole genome shotgun sequence genome:
- the PTPN7 gene encoding tyrosine-protein phosphatase non-receptor type 7 produces MVQDCGGCSRAQLPTWSLGAAMTQLPPAKAPAKKHVRLQERRGSNVALMLDVRSLGAVEPICSVNTPREVTLHFLRTAGHPLTRWALQHQPPSPKQLEEEFLKIPSNFVNSEDLDIPGHASKDRYKTILPNPQSRVCLGRAQSQEDGDYINANYIRGYDGQEKVYIATQGPMPNTVSDFWEMVWQEEVSLIVMLTQLREGKEKCVHYWPTEEETYGPFRLRIQDTKECPEYTVRQLTIQHQEECRGLKHILFSAWPDHQTPESAGPLLRLVAEVEESPETAANTGPIVVHCSAGIGRTGCFIATRIGCQQLKARGEVDILGIVCRLRLDRGGMIQTTEQYQFLHHTLALYAAQLPEEPCP; encoded by the exons ATGGTCCAGGACTGTGGGGGGTGCTCCAGAGCACAGCTGCCGACTTGGTCTCTGGGGGCAGCCATGACCCAGCTTCCACCTGCCAAGGCACCAGCCAAGAAGCATGTGCGGCTGCAGGAGAG GCGGGGCTCCAATGTTGCTTTGATGCTGGATGTGAGGTCCCTGGGGGCCGTGGAACCCATTTGCTCAGTGAACACACCCCGGGAGGTCACCCTACACTTTCTGCGCACAGCTGGACACCCCCTCACCCGCTGGGCCCTGCAGCATCAGCCACCCAGCCCGAAGCAGCTGGAAGAGGAATTCTTG AAGATCCCCTCAAACTTTGTCAACTCTGAAGACCTGGATATTCCTGGCCACGCCTCCAAGGACCGGTATAAGACCATCTTGCCAA ATCCCCAGAGCCGTGTCTGTCTAGGCCGGGCACAGAGCCAAGAAGACGGAGACTACATCAACGCTAACTACATCCGA GGCTACGATGGGCAGGAGAAGGTCTACATTGCGACCCAGGGCCCCATGCCCAACACTGTGTCGGACTTCTGGGAGATGGTGTGGCAGGAAGAAGTGTCACTCATTGTCATGCTCACTCAGCTCCGAGAGGGCAAGGAG AAATGTGTCCACTACTGgcccacagaggaggaaacctaCGGACCCTTCCGGCTCCGCATCCAAGACACAAAAGAGTGTCCGGAATACACCGTGCGGCAGCTCACCATCCAG CACCAGGAGGAGTGCCGGGGACTGAAGCACATCCTCTTCTCCGCCTGGCCTGACCACCAGACCCCAGAATCAGCTGGGCCCCTGCTGCGCCTGGTGGCCGAGGTGGAGGAGAGCCCAGAGACAGCTGCCAACACTGGGCCCATCGTGGTCCACTGCAG TGCAGGGATCGGCCGGACTGGCTGCTTCATTGCCACCCGAATTGGCTGTCAGCAGCTGAAGGCCCGCGGGGAAGTGGACATCCTGGGTATCGTGTGCCGGCTGCGGCTGGACAG